From Syntrophales bacterium, a single genomic window includes:
- a CDS encoding PD-(D/E)XK nuclease family protein, with product MNKTIENLSKICNEYRFKEKLFFVPSYSIGHQLGEHLAKSGTSWINLRVTTAVGYAQELIAPELSKAEIRLIESGERPIIIEKLYLSDDLTTIKCKYFEAAEEVPGILKCLGNAVHEIRMAGLQADDLNPGTFISQEKGEELIRLLNRYDRFLEDNRIIDHAGLLHTAIRKCRERTTRREDNVVMVLSDFPLTRLEKDLICTVGGKDILIIGHNMPSGLDFPGRFFRSTEQVENQATKPKSNIDLLSWVFKPEETPGPFDDKSVSIFHALGESNEIRDVFRRILKKEMPLDDVEILATTVDPYIPMIYEISASLDIPVTFAGGIPITYTRPGRAVILYLEWQSEDFSASCLKRLLSAGLLRLDSISQEGEAPSSGRAARIIRDAAIGWGRERYLPRLKALEDSYLRKAEENRKEGEENIQWAEDSAKKVAWVRALVGKILAAIPEPDPDGTIDIKELCKETLHFVNKFCRTASAADVVAKTRIVDELESLSNAFSFTDNARKARERLIKVIHGLSVYHSNPRPGHIHVGHYRSGGYSGRTNTFVLGFDQSRFPGPPIQDPVILDAERQKIGADLVISGELMNESSYLMAKTLGSLNGNVTLSYSCRDLREDRDIFPSSFLLGIYRLITPDRDGNYDNLIRFLGKPAGFIPETDLTPLTGWEWWLSRKGQKYGNDSVYPCYPHLLDGQSAEEARDSEEFGEYDGWIPSAQTVLDPLNHDVVISSSRMEDLAKCPYAYFIRHVLGVESLEEMEKDANRWLDPPQRGELLHEVFRRFMEELKERSELPDFEMHLRDLKDIASEEIEAWKIEIPPPNELVFDNEVTDINQTLEIFLKSEEEHCKEVEPYFFELSFGIASDSSPELSDKDPIQIKLGNEGFFRLRGRIDRVDHQGDHKYQVWDYKTGSAWGYDDHGYVNQGKHLQHALYALAAETLLRAKFDKKAKIVRAGYFFPGTKGEGIRILRDQPVRDVLYKVLADLFSLLREGVFPASNDKDPCNICSYKAICGDTDSTIRRTVEKMKEDEKLAPFERLKGNA from the coding sequence ATGAACAAGACCATTGAGAACCTTTCAAAGATATGCAATGAATACCGTTTTAAGGAAAAACTCTTCTTTGTCCCCTCTTATTCCATTGGCCACCAATTGGGAGAACATCTGGCAAAATCGGGAACGTCATGGATAAACCTCAGGGTAACCACTGCAGTGGGTTATGCTCAAGAGCTTATAGCCCCGGAGCTCAGTAAGGCAGAAATTCGGCTGATCGAGTCTGGGGAGCGGCCCATTATCATTGAAAAGCTTTACCTGTCTGACGATCTTACCACTATCAAATGCAAATACTTTGAAGCAGCGGAAGAGGTTCCTGGTATCCTCAAGTGCCTCGGAAACGCAGTTCATGAAATAAGAATGGCAGGTCTTCAAGCCGACGACCTCAATCCTGGCACATTCATTTCGCAGGAGAAAGGCGAAGAGCTTATTCGACTCCTTAACAGGTATGACCGCTTTCTTGAAGATAACCGAATTATTGACCACGCAGGGTTACTTCACACGGCCATCCGAAAATGCAGGGAACGGACGACCAGGAGAGAAGATAACGTGGTTATGGTTCTTTCCGATTTTCCGCTAACGCGTCTGGAGAAAGACCTGATTTGCACGGTGGGCGGAAAAGACATACTCATTATAGGACACAACATGCCTTCAGGCCTTGATTTTCCGGGAAGGTTTTTCAGATCAACTGAACAAGTGGAAAACCAGGCCACCAAACCGAAATCGAATATAGATCTATTGTCGTGGGTTTTCAAACCCGAAGAGACGCCAGGGCCTTTTGATGACAAAAGCGTCTCGATATTTCACGCTTTGGGCGAATCTAATGAGATCAGGGATGTATTCAGACGGATCCTTAAAAAAGAAATGCCCCTGGATGATGTAGAGATTCTGGCAACGACTGTCGATCCTTATATCCCGATGATTTACGAGATTTCAGCATCCCTGGACATCCCCGTCACTTTCGCAGGTGGAATTCCGATTACCTACACTCGACCGGGAAGGGCTGTTATCCTGTATCTCGAATGGCAGTCGGAAGATTTCAGCGCAAGTTGCCTGAAACGTTTACTTTCCGCAGGCTTGCTACGCCTTGATAGCATCAGTCAGGAGGGGGAAGCGCCTTCATCCGGCAGGGCCGCCCGGATTATTCGCGATGCCGCGATCGGATGGGGCCGGGAGCGTTATTTGCCCCGACTGAAAGCCTTGGAAGATAGCTACCTTCGCAAAGCAGAAGAAAACCGCAAAGAGGGAGAAGAAAATATTCAATGGGCGGAAGACTCGGCAAAGAAGGTTGCATGGGTACGGGCTTTGGTGGGAAAAATATTAGCCGCGATTCCCGAGCCTGATCCGGACGGAACGATAGACATAAAGGAACTATGCAAAGAAACACTTCATTTCGTCAATAAATTCTGTCGCACCGCAAGCGCTGCGGATGTAGTAGCAAAGACAAGGATAGTGGATGAGCTGGAATCACTGAGCAATGCCTTTTCGTTTACTGATAATGCCCGAAAGGCAAGAGAACGTCTTATTAAGGTGATTCATGGACTCTCGGTTTATCATTCAAATCCAAGACCCGGGCATATCCACGTGGGCCACTATCGTTCCGGCGGATACAGCGGTCGCACAAACACCTTTGTGCTCGGATTTGACCAGAGCAGGTTTCCTGGACCGCCAATCCAGGACCCGGTTATCCTGGATGCGGAACGCCAGAAAATAGGGGCCGATCTGGTAATTTCCGGTGAACTCATGAATGAGAGTTCCTATCTTATGGCAAAAACACTCGGTTCACTGAATGGAAATGTTACCTTGAGTTATTCCTGCCGCGATCTTCGAGAAGACCGAGATATTTTCCCCTCTTCCTTCCTACTTGGTATCTACCGTCTGATAACACCTGACCGGGATGGAAATTACGATAACCTGATCCGCTTTCTTGGAAAACCGGCGGGCTTTATCCCGGAAACTGATCTAACTCCCTTAACAGGTTGGGAATGGTGGCTGTCGCGAAAAGGGCAAAAGTACGGAAACGATTCCGTTTATCCCTGCTACCCCCATCTTCTTGACGGGCAAAGCGCCGAAGAAGCGCGGGACAGCGAAGAGTTCGGGGAATATGACGGCTGGATTCCATCTGCTCAGACCGTCCTCGATCCCCTTAACCATGATGTAGTTATTTCCTCCTCACGGATGGAAGACCTGGCCAAATGCCCTTATGCCTATTTCATCCGCCACGTTCTCGGAGTGGAATCCTTGGAAGAGATGGAAAAAGATGCGAACAGGTGGTTAGACCCCCCGCAGCGTGGCGAACTTTTGCATGAAGTATTCCGTAGGTTTATGGAAGAACTCAAGGAAAGAAGTGAATTGCCTGACTTCGAAATGCATCTAAGAGACTTGAAAGATATTGCATCGGAAGAAATAGAAGCCTGGAAGATTGAAATACCGCCACCCAATGAGCTGGTTTTTGATAATGAAGTGACGGATATCAACCAGACATTGGAGATATTCTTGAAAAGTGAAGAAGAGCATTGCAAGGAAGTTGAACCATATTTTTTTGAACTTTCCTTCGGAATTGCTTCTGACAGCTCACCAGAGCTTTCTGATAAGGATCCGATTCAGATAAAACTCGGCAATGAAGGGTTTTTTAGGCTGAGGGGCCGTATTGACCGAGTGGATCACCAGGGTGATCACAAATACCAGGTCTGGGATTACAAGACCGGAAGCGCTTGGGGATACGATGATCATGGTTATGTGAACCAGGGCAAACATCTTCAGCATGCCCTTTACGCATTAGCCGCAGAGACCCTGCTCAGGGCGAAGTTCGACAAAAAGGCAAAGATAGTTCGCGCGGGCTATTTCTTCCCGGGCACAAAAGGTGAAGGCATAAGGATTTTAAGGGATCAACCGGTGCGTGATGTTTTATACAAAGTACTTGCCGACCTTTTTTCGCTATTAAGAGAAGGTGTCTTCCCGGCATCGAATGATAAAGATCCCTGCAACATCTGTTCGTATAAGGCAATTTGTGGAGATACTGATTCGACCATAAGACGCACCGTGGAAAAGATGAAAGAAGATGAAAAGTTGGCCCCATTTGAGAGGTTAAAAGGGAATGCGTAA